From the genome of Verrucomicrobiia bacterium:
GACCGAGCTGCTGCTCATTTGCGCGGCGCGCGCGCAACTGGTGCGCGAAGTCATCCGCCCCGCCCTGGCGGCGGGCAAATGTGTTTTGTGCGATCGCTTTTATGATTCCACCACGGCTTATCAAGGGTACGGCCGCCAGTTGGATTTGCGGCAGGTTCAGGCCATTATTGATTTTGCTGTGGGGGATGCCCGGCCGGATTTGACCCTGGTTCTGCATGTGCCCCTGGAGGTGAGCGAAGCCCGGCGCCTGGCGCGGGGGCGGGTGCCCGCCCGGGATCGCATGGAAGAGGCCGGCCGGGAATTCTTCGCGCGGGTGGAGGAAGGCTACCGCCAGATTGCCGCGGCCGAGCCGCAGCGGGTCAAGTGGTTGGACGCCACCGGTTCGGTGGAGGCCATCGAGGAGGCCATCTGGCGGGAATGTGGCCGACTGCCGGGATTGATCCCCGGTTGAAACCAAGGCCAGTCCCGTCTGCAATGGCAACCGGCCCGTCAGCGGCGCCGCATGCTTAAACAAACTTGGTCCTGCCCGGGACGGCCATGGGTTTGATGGGCAGCTTCATGTCCCAGGTAAGATTCTCAGGCACCAGTTGCTCCTGGGAATTGAGCGCCATTTCCCAGGTGATTTCCTGGCCTGTGTAGGCAGCCATGCGCCCCATGATGGCCATGAGCGTGCTGGTGGCCATCCAATCGCCATCGTTGATGGGCTGGCCTTTGCGGATGGAGGCAAACAGTTCATCATGCTCCACCTGGTACATGTCCTTGCTTTCGCCCCGATAGCGCCAGAGCTCGTCCGTCTGGATGACCGGCACATTCCAGCCCTTGATGGTGCCGGTGCCCTTTTCGCCCATGAGGTAATCGGAATTGTCCCCCACGCAGCCGGCGATTTGCCGCTGGGCCATGAAGGCGCGCACGCCGTTGGGGTACTCGTAAAACACGTCAATGTGATCGTAGATGTTGCCCTCGCCGTTGGGGACATTGCGGCCGCCATTGGCCACGGCCTTGAGCGGGGGCTGGTCTTTCATGGCCCAGGCGATCTTGTCCACGCTGTGGCAGGCCTGCTCCACCAGGCCATCGCCGGAGAGCCAGACAAAATTGTACCAGTTGCGCAACTGCCACTCCACATCGCCCATGCCCGGCGGCCGGCTGCTGGCGGGGGGCATGGGTTTGACGGGGCTGGTGAGGTAGGTGGCGTAAATGGCGCGCAGAGCGCCCAGGGCGCCATCGTGCACGCGCTTGTAAAATTCCCGCCGCGCCTGGTTGTAGCGCCAGCAAAAGCCGGCCACGATGGCCAGTTTCTTTTGACGTGCCAGTTTGGTGGACTCCATGATGGAGCGCACGCCGGGGGCATCGGTGGCCATGGGTTTTTCACAGAAGACATGCTTGCCCGCGGCCACGGCGGCAGCCAGGTGTTGCGGGCGGAATCCGGGCGGGGTGGCCAGCAGGACGACGTCCACGCCGCTCTCGATGACTTTCTTGTAGGCGTCGAGTCCCACAAAGCAATGGTCGGGCGTCACCTTGACCTTGTCGGCATGTTTTCTTTGCAACTCGGCCAGGGCATTGCGCAAGGGCGCTTCGAAGACATCACCCAGGGCGGTCAACTGCACGTTGGGATCCGCCTTCAACGCATTGTCCGCCGCCCCCGAGCCGCGTCCGCCGCAGCCGACCAGCCCGATCTTGAGCGGCGTTTCCATGGCCGCGGCGCGGGCACTGGAAAGAACCCATGGCGCCACCACCACGGCGGCCGAAGTGGTTTGCAGGAAACGACGGCGGGAAGATTGCGATGCTGTCTTCATAGTGCGCAGGAGTGCGATTTGTGCTTACGGCGCCAATTTCGCCCGGCGCCGGCACGGCGTCAAGCCTCCGCCACCTGTTTTATTGTGAGACGACAGGCCGGGAGCGTTGTCGCATGGAGCAAATTCAGCCTGTGTCGTGCGAGGGCTGAACTCTGCAGCAGCCACGGTCTCAGGGGCTGTCCGGGGGGGTGGGCAAACCACCCGGGCCGCCCCGGCCGGCTGCGGCGGCCCATTCCGTCCTTGGTGAGCGGGGCAGAATGCACTATGCTTAAGGTTGGGACATGAAAAATGGCGATTACAGT
Proteins encoded in this window:
- the tmk gene encoding dTMP kinase — translated: MGWFITFEGTEGSGKSTQIERLAGRLRKAGREVVALREPGGTALGERIRELVKHFFAGGAMAAETELLLICAARAQLVREVIRPALAAGKCVLCDRFYDSTTAYQGYGRQLDLRQVQAIIDFAVGDARPDLTLVLHVPLEVSEARRLARGRVPARDRMEEAGREFFARVEEGYRQIAAAEPQRVKWLDATGSVEAIEEAIWRECGRLPGLIPG
- a CDS encoding Gfo/Idh/MocA family oxidoreductase, yielding MKTASQSSRRRFLQTTSAAVVVAPWVLSSARAAAMETPLKIGLVGCGGRGSGAADNALKADPNVQLTALGDVFEAPLRNALAELQRKHADKVKVTPDHCFVGLDAYKKVIESGVDVVLLATPPGFRPQHLAAAVAAGKHVFCEKPMATDAPGVRSIMESTKLARQKKLAIVAGFCWRYNQARREFYKRVHDGALGALRAIYATYLTSPVKPMPPASSRPPGMGDVEWQLRNWYNFVWLSGDGLVEQACHSVDKIAWAMKDQPPLKAVANGGRNVPNGEGNIYDHIDVFYEYPNGVRAFMAQRQIAGCVGDNSDYLMGEKGTGTIKGWNVPVIQTDELWRYRGESKDMYQVEHDELFASIRKGQPINDGDWMATSTLMAIMGRMAAYTGQEITWEMALNSQEQLVPENLTWDMKLPIKPMAVPGRTKFV